The following are encoded together in the Rana temporaria chromosome 12, aRanTem1.1, whole genome shotgun sequence genome:
- the CDC42EP4 gene encoding cdc42 effector protein 4, with product MPILKPLVANSNASKRRSRADLTAEMISAPLGDFRHTMHIGRAGDAFGDTSFLSKPEDQQEPEESTSKQGLLSRTFRSSKRSLSVTRGDRRDMLGSLRDSALFVKNAVSLPQLTEKEAEKNASKKMPKSLSSSPVKKVPEEPQHMNGASARSSAFIKDPYLAEKEFGDLTDLPETAPKSTYGMKHAESIMSFHIDLGPSMLGDILSIMDKDPWEQEFDLSLDKPDGNGANNIKHSMPSKPTGPSTKAEHGSLPTSSRNNKIQPTKEYHSVSRGSSGIPEEKPRKGRDFSFVDEEEDEIRV from the coding sequence ATGCCGATTCTAAAGCCGCTGGTAGCTAACTCCAATGCATCCAAAAGGCGCTCCCGGGCTGATCTCACGGCAGAAATGATAAGCGCCCCCTTAGGGGATTTCCGGCACACCATGCACATAGGCAGGGCTGGAGATGCCTTCGGAGACACATCTTTCCTGAGCAAACCAGAGGATCAGCAAGAACCTGAAGAATCGACTTCCAAGCAGGGGCTATTGTCCCGAACCTTTCGCAGCAGCAAGCGCTCCCTTTCAGTGACGAGAGGTGACCGCAGGGACATGCTAGGGTCGCTCAGGGACTCCGCCTTGTTTGTGAAGAACGCCGTTTCTTTGCCTCAGCTGACCGAAAAAGAAGCAGAAAAAAACGCAAGCAAAAAgatgccgaaaagtttgtcttcCAGCCCAGTAAAGAAGGTTCCCGAAGAGCCGCAACACATGAACGGGGCATCTGCTCGTAGCTCGGCATTTATTAAAGACCCGTATTTAGCAGAGAAAGAGTTTGGAGATCTAACGGACTTGCCGGAGACGGCTCCCAAAAGCACCTACGGCATGAAACACGCCGAGTCCATCATGTCGTTTCATATCGACTTGGGCCCATCCATGTTGGGCGATATATTGAGCATCATGGACAAGGATCCGTGGGAGCAGGAGTTTGACCTAAGTCTTGACAAACCGGATGGAAATGGTGCCAACAACATCAAACATTCTATGCCTTCTAAGCCAACAGGTCCCTCAACAAAAGCCGAACATGGCAGCCTTCCTACATCCAGCAGAAACAACAAAATTCAGCCAACCAAAGAATACCATTCGGTTTCCAGAGGTTCCTCAGGAATCCCAGAGGAGAAACCAAGAAAAGGAAGAGACTTCTCCTTTgtggacgaggaggaggatgaaaTAAGGGTGTAG